The following proteins come from a genomic window of Deltaproteobacteria bacterium RIFCSPHIGHO2_02_FULL_44_16:
- a CDS encoding alcohol dehydrogenase: MKAIAFTEHGDLDVLKKMDLPDPKLLDDEALIQVEACALNHLDIWTRQGWPGLEVPMPHILGCEVVGTIVALGKKVSGWKEGERVLVSPGQIPGDPTPGYEGRESLDPKYQVMGFQRQGGYAEFTTAPAKELIRINDAWTAVEWAATPLVFLTAQHMLFGRASLKSGEKVLIHAAGSGIGTAAIQLAKNAGAFIIATASTDEKLERAKLLGADEVINYKRHPEFHKEVKKMTNGSGVDVVFEHIGPTTWHSSSASLARGGRVVFCGSSSGPTVEIDLRFAFTRQLSILGSYMGYKSELLEVINLLKQKKVHPVIDSVFPIDEARSAQEKMLSRDLFGKIVLKMV, translated from the coding sequence ATGAAAGCCATTGCGTTTACAGAGCACGGTGATCTTGATGTTTTAAAAAAAATGGATCTCCCTGACCCGAAGCTTCTTGATGACGAAGCTCTCATTCAAGTGGAAGCCTGTGCGCTCAATCATCTCGACATCTGGACCCGTCAAGGATGGCCTGGCCTTGAAGTGCCGATGCCGCATATCTTGGGCTGTGAAGTAGTCGGAACCATTGTGGCTCTCGGAAAAAAAGTGAGTGGCTGGAAAGAAGGTGAACGCGTTCTCGTTTCACCAGGTCAGATTCCAGGCGATCCGACTCCCGGCTATGAAGGACGTGAAAGTCTCGATCCGAAATATCAGGTGATGGGCTTTCAGCGTCAAGGTGGTTACGCAGAATTTACAACAGCACCTGCAAAAGAATTGATTCGAATCAATGATGCATGGACTGCGGTTGAGTGGGCAGCAACTCCACTTGTTTTTCTCACCGCACAGCACATGCTCTTTGGACGAGCTTCGCTCAAGTCTGGGGAAAAAGTTTTGATTCACGCAGCTGGCAGTGGGATTGGAACCGCCGCAATTCAACTTGCGAAGAACGCAGGTGCATTCATCATTGCCACCGCAAGTACAGACGAGAAATTAGAAAGAGCGAAGCTCCTTGGAGCTGACGAAGTTATCAATTACAAACGACATCCTGAATTTCACAAAGAGGTGAAAAAAATGACGAATGGTTCTGGAGTCGATGTGGTCTTTGAACACATTGGCCCCACGACGTGGCACTCAAGCTCTGCGTCGCTTGCTCGCGGTGGTCGTGTTGTTTTCTGTGGTTCAAGTTCTGGACCAACCGTGGAAATTGATCTCCGATTTGCGTTTACGCGACAACTCTCTATTCTCGGATCCTATATGGGATATAAATCTGAACTCCTTGAAGTGATCAATTTATTGAAACAGAAAAAAGTTCATCCCGTTATCGATTCAGTTTTCCCCATCGACGAGGCCCGCAGTGCCCAGGAAAAAATGCTTTCCCGCGATCTGTTTGGGAAGATTGTGCTGAAAATGGTCTAA